In Ciona intestinalis unplaced genomic scaffold, KH HT000337.1, whole genome shotgun sequence, a single genomic region encodes these proteins:
- the LOC113475395 gene encoding uncharacterized protein LOC113475395: MEAISESNSTDLLNAMEVLSHEVPHSDEDSFEFVPDFKISHQLLNEPLPHHSKVEAKEQDVRSVLGRILQAFLPSMFKMSEDSSLDENLERMSTVSGSLPSFNADYYYKEIAESRSRQKAIEALACLDFYNGLEFEGSKREIKQKESESTVISYPLHLASKSVQADINNTPRSSTSTLKEVNVTSRLSNTKEHVQVGRNQHYQAPSAAGSNIQRNLNKQSGSRSQSSSRPGVFTIKANYLPTPSAHGLLKHSSKNGENPHFSRFSNSNVNLGSSSSHQYSYNRPGTSLSLQFPIGSSLVLENEKRVTTQNASVQDNSQYCVQSNTPTDPSNSRSSESSKDNLDQLFDDIPEQHCLSNRSSFYLRPRSIRSRLSNLSKRKRPHVLTHRVYPPKKPWKAEDDDSLSDMLSFASQQSKVQEPTTESHVNIGILIRSFLCIFCAVYSMAIVIYLCMQGANCLDGNGLDLVEKFCIDLCLLLVVVMPIVGWLSFIISFICLKGKEIFSTSKRNRL; the protein is encoded by the coding sequence ATGGAAGCTATTTCAGAATCCAACTCAACAGACCTCCTTAATGCTATGGAGGTTTTGAGCCATGAAGTTCCACATTCTGATGAAGATTCCTTTGAATTTGTCCCTGATTTTAAAATCAGCCATCAGCTGTTAAACGAACCATTGCCACATCACAGCAAAGTGGAAGCGAAAGAGCAAGATGTTAGGTCTGTGCTTGGGCGAATCTTACAAGCATTTCTTCCAAGTATGTTTAAGATGTCTGAAGACAGTAGTTTAGATGAGAACTTAGAAAGAATGTCAACTGTCAGTGGAAGCTTACCCAGTTTTAATGCagattattattataaagagATAGCTGAATCGAGAAGCAGACAGAAAGCGATAGAAGCTTTAGcttgtttagatttttataatGGTCTAGAATTCGAGGGTAGTAAGAgagaaattaaacaaaaggaATCTGAAAGCACCGTCATATCTTACCCTTTACACCTTGCATCAAAATCTGTTCAAGCAGATATTAATAATACCCCGCGCTCATCAACTTCCACACTCAAAGAGGTAAATGTAACATCCAGACTCAGCAATACAAAAGAACATGTACAAGTAGGTAGAAATCAACACTATCAAGCTCCTTCAGCGGCTGGTTCAAACATACAAAGAAATCTCAACAAACAGTCAGGGTCAAGAAGTCAATCTTCATCTCGTCCTGGAGTCTTTACCATCAAAGCAAACTATCTTCCTACACCCTCAGCTCACGGTTTGTTGAAACATAGTAGTAAAAATGGTGAAAATCCACATTTCAGTCGTTTTTCAAACTCCAATGTTAACTTGGGCAGTTCAAGTTCGCATCAATATTCTTACAATAGACCAGGAACTAGTTTATCTTTGCAGTTTCCTATTGGTTCTTCACTTGTGCTGGAAAATGAAAAGAGAGTGACAACTCAAAATGCTTCAGTCCAAGACAACAGTCAATACTGCGTACAAAGCAATACTCCAACAGATCCCAGCAATTCAAGGTCATCTGAATCAAGCAAAGATAATCTTGACCAACTGTTCGACGATATACCGGAACAGCATTGTCTCAGTAACAGATCATCTTTTTATCTCAGACCAAGATCTATACGAAGTCGTTTAAGCAACTTATCCAAACGAAAGCGTCCACACGTTCTTACACATCGAGTCTATCCACCGAAGAAACCATGGAAAGCAGAAGACGACGATTCGTTGTCAGATATGCTGTCTTTTGCTTCCCAGCAATCCAAAGTACAAGAACCGACCACGGAATCCCATGTAAACATTGGTATCCTGATACGATCGTTCCTCTGTATATTCTGTGCTGTATATTCGATGGCAATTGTTATTTACCTGTGCATGCAAGGTGCCAATTGTCTAGATGGAAATGGACTTGATCTGGTTGAAAAATTCTGTATAGACTTGTGTCTTTTATTGGTAGTAGTTATGCCAATCGTTGGTTGGTTGTCATTTATTATCTCCTTCATATGCCTTAAGGGGAAAGAGATCTTTTCAACTTCAAAACGAAATAGACTTTAA